A stretch of the Enterobacter mori genome encodes the following:
- a CDS encoding carbonic anhydrase has protein sequence MKHVYGKAALLALSMVSASAIASHWSYQGEGAPEHWGELDEAYKTCKSGMNQSPINIDSTEKAHLSALETHYTDGPVTLTNNGHTIQAVEKADTRDSITLDNQTWTLQQFHFHAPSENTVHGKSFAMEMHLVHKNEKGELVVVAVMFNQGAANAELNKLWGVMPGQVDQNVSIKPNLDMNQLLPKDKTYWRFSGSLTTPPCSEGVIWIVLKHPLTVSAEQLGKFTHTMHHDNNRPVQSLHGRVVVE, from the coding sequence GAGCATGGTCTCGGCTTCCGCTATTGCATCACACTGGAGTTATCAAGGAGAAGGCGCACCGGAGCACTGGGGCGAGCTGGATGAGGCGTACAAGACCTGCAAAAGCGGGATGAACCAGTCTCCCATTAACATTGATTCCACCGAGAAAGCGCACCTCTCAGCGCTGGAAACACACTATACTGACGGGCCCGTTACGCTGACAAACAACGGGCATACTATTCAGGCCGTTGAAAAGGCGGATACTCGCGACAGCATCACCCTCGATAATCAAACCTGGACCTTACAGCAGTTCCACTTCCACGCGCCGAGTGAAAACACGGTGCACGGTAAGTCGTTCGCAATGGAAATGCATCTGGTACATAAGAACGAAAAGGGTGAGCTGGTGGTGGTTGCCGTGATGTTTAATCAAGGTGCCGCTAACGCTGAGCTGAATAAACTTTGGGGCGTGATGCCGGGCCAGGTTGACCAGAACGTCAGCATCAAGCCAAACCTCGACATGAACCAGCTGCTGCCAAAAGATAAAACATACTGGCGCTTTAGCGGGTCACTCACCACCCCACCGTGCTCCGAGGGCGTCATCTGGATTGTGCTCAAACATCCGCTGACCGTCTCAGCAGAACAGTTGGGTAAATTCACCCACACGATGCATCACGATAATAACCGTCCGGTACAGTCACTTCATGGCCGCGTCGTCGTTGAATAA
- the dusB gene encoding tRNA dihydrouridine synthase DusB, translated as MRIGHHQLRNRLIAAPMAGITDRPFRTLCYEMGAGLTVSEMMSSNPQVWESDKSRLRMVHVDEPGIRTVQIAGSVPEEMADAARINVESGAQIIDINMGCPAKKVNRKLAGSALLQYPDQVKSILTAVVSAVDVPVTLKIRTGWSPEHRNCVEIAQLAEDCGIQALTIHGRTRACLFNGEAEYDSIRAVKQKVSIPIIANGDITDPLKARAVLDYTGADALMIGRAAQGRPWIFREIQHYLDTGELLAPLPLAEVKRLLCSHVRELHDHYGQAKGYRIARKHVSWYLQEHAPNDQFRRTFNAIEDASVQLEALEAYFENLA; from the coding sequence ATGCGCATCGGACACCACCAGCTCAGAAATCGCCTGATCGCAGCGCCAATGGCAGGTATTACCGACCGGCCGTTCAGGACGCTGTGCTACGAGATGGGAGCCGGTCTAACCGTTTCCGAGATGATGTCGTCTAACCCGCAGGTGTGGGAAAGCGATAAGTCCCGTCTTCGGATGGTGCATGTGGATGAGCCAGGTATTCGCACCGTGCAAATTGCCGGAAGCGTGCCTGAAGAGATGGCAGACGCCGCGCGTATCAACGTGGAAAGTGGTGCCCAAATTATTGATATCAATATGGGTTGCCCGGCCAAGAAAGTGAATCGCAAGCTTGCAGGTTCAGCCCTTCTGCAATACCCCGACCAGGTGAAGTCAATCCTGACGGCGGTTGTCAGCGCAGTGGACGTTCCTGTTACGTTAAAGATTCGCACGGGTTGGTCGCCGGAACACCGTAACTGTGTAGAGATTGCCCAACTGGCCGAAGACTGTGGCATTCAGGCCCTGACCATTCATGGACGCACTCGCGCCTGTTTGTTCAACGGTGAAGCTGAATACGACAGCATTCGGGCAGTTAAGCAGAAAGTTTCCATTCCGATTATCGCGAATGGCGACATTACTGACCCGCTTAAAGCCAGAGCTGTGCTCGACTATACGGGAGCTGATGCTCTGATGATAGGACGTGCCGCTCAGGGAAGACCCTGGATCTTTCGGGAAATCCAGCATTATCTGGACACTGGGGAGCTGCTTGCTCCGCTGCCACTGGCAGAGGTCAAGCGCTTGCTTTGTTCGCATGTTCGGGAATTGCATGACCATTACGGTCAGGCAAAAGGGTACCGAATTGCGCGTAAACACGTCTCCTGGTATCTCCAGGAGCACGCTCCAAATGACCAGTTTCGGCGCACATTCAACGCCATAGAGGATGCCAGCGTACAGCTGGAGGCGTTGGAGGCATACTTCGAAAATCTTGCGTAA
- the fis gene encoding DNA-binding transcriptional regulator Fis, translating to MFEQRVNSDVLTVSTVNSQDQVTQKPLRDSVKQALKNYFAQLNGQDVNDLYELVLAEVEQPLLDMVMQYTRGNQTRAALMMGINRGTLRKKLKKYGMN from the coding sequence ATGTTCGAACAACGCGTAAATTCTGACGTACTGACCGTATCTACCGTTAACTCCCAGGACCAGGTAACTCAAAAGCCCCTGCGTGACTCGGTTAAACAGGCACTGAAGAACTATTTTGCTCAACTGAACGGTCAGGATGTTAATGACCTGTATGAGCTGGTACTGGCTGAAGTTGAACAGCCACTGTTGGACATGGTGATGCAATACACCCGCGGTAACCAGACCCGCGCTGCGCTGATGATGGGTATCAACCGTGGTACTCTGCGTAAGAAACTGAAAAAATACGGCATGAACTGA
- a CDS encoding DUF2556 family protein yields the protein MIRKYWWLVVFAVSVFIFDALLMQWIELMSTETDKCRNMNSVNPLKLVNCSELD from the coding sequence ATGATTCGTAAATACTGGTGGCTGGTTGTTTTTGCTGTCTCTGTTTTCATTTTCGATGCGCTGCTGATGCAGTGGATTGAACTGATGAGCACCGAAACCGATAAGTGCCGAAATATGAATTCCGTAAATCCTCTAAAACTGGTCAATTGCTCTGAGCTCGACTAG
- a CDS encoding putative bifunctional diguanylate cyclase/phosphodiesterase gives MLVSQYNHILVVLSFVVAILAAYTALNMAARVAGSQGVAARVWLAGGGIAMGIGVWAMHFIGMLAMDLSMSMSYNATLTVLSMIIAVGSSVFALWLVSCEQLRLRRLLPGALVMGSGIVAMHYTGMAALEVMPGIIWDKVWVAISVAIALAASLAALWLTFRLRHEAAQVVLMRMGAAVTMGIAIAGMHYAGMKAAQFPMSTMVHHEGINGSWLAVLVSVVALSILGITLLVSMLDARLQARTALLASSLAEANRELAQLALHDTLTRLPNRILLEDRLDQAISKADREGTHFALMFMDLDGFKTINDAYGHDVGDKLLVAVTERLLLPLKGQFTLARIGGDEFVLLAESEGPDDAASLASSLVRAIDNPFNLEPYELVVTLSIGIALYPHDGKTDRELMFNADAAMYHTKHMGRNGYHFFQPSMNTLAQTHLQLMNDLWLSIDRDELRLLYQPKFHAPAGPLLGFEALLRWQHPKQGLLTPELFLPLAEKTGLIIPIGNWVINEACRQLREWHLQGHRNWSMAVNLSTLQFEQPSLVKTVLDCLTRHNVPPEMLILEVTETTAMSNPDESVRVLTELTNAGVKASIDDFGTGYSSLLYLKRLPASELKIDRAFVQELSGESEDATIVSAIVALAKTLNLKVVAEGVETEAQQTFLTELGCHTLQGYLLGKPVSAQTIEALCEHGEMLPGAEV, from the coding sequence ATGCTGGTCAGCCAATACAATCACATCCTGGTAGTCCTCTCCTTTGTTGTTGCCATCCTTGCTGCGTATACCGCGCTGAACATGGCTGCACGTGTTGCCGGGAGTCAGGGCGTCGCTGCCCGCGTCTGGCTGGCTGGCGGCGGTATTGCAATGGGCATTGGCGTGTGGGCCATGCATTTTATCGGCATGCTGGCGATGGACCTCTCCATGAGCATGAGCTACAACGCCACTCTGACCGTGTTATCCATGATTATCGCCGTGGGTTCATCGGTGTTTGCGCTATGGCTCGTAAGCTGCGAGCAATTACGCTTGCGCCGACTGTTGCCCGGCGCGTTGGTGATGGGAAGCGGTATTGTTGCCATGCATTACACCGGCATGGCGGCGCTGGAAGTGATGCCTGGGATTATCTGGGACAAGGTCTGGGTGGCCATTTCGGTCGCGATTGCGCTTGCCGCTTCACTCGCGGCATTATGGCTGACATTCCGCCTGCGTCACGAAGCCGCGCAGGTCGTGCTGATGCGCATGGGTGCCGCCGTCACGATGGGAATTGCCATTGCCGGAATGCACTATGCTGGCATGAAAGCGGCGCAGTTTCCGATGTCCACAATGGTTCACCATGAAGGCATCAACGGGAGCTGGCTGGCGGTGCTGGTCAGCGTCGTCGCGCTCTCTATTCTTGGGATCACCCTGCTGGTGTCGATGCTGGATGCCCGCCTTCAGGCACGTACTGCCCTTCTGGCCTCGTCGCTTGCAGAAGCGAACCGAGAACTCGCACAACTGGCGCTGCACGATACCCTGACGCGGCTACCCAACCGTATCCTGCTGGAAGACAGACTCGATCAGGCTATCAGTAAAGCAGACCGCGAGGGTACGCACTTCGCGCTTATGTTCATGGATCTCGACGGGTTTAAAACCATCAATGACGCCTACGGGCATGATGTTGGCGATAAACTCCTGGTCGCCGTGACGGAGCGTTTGCTGCTGCCACTGAAGGGCCAGTTCACTCTCGCCCGCATCGGTGGCGATGAGTTTGTTCTGCTGGCGGAGAGTGAAGGCCCGGATGATGCGGCCTCGCTGGCCAGTTCGCTGGTTCGCGCTATAGATAACCCGTTCAACCTGGAACCTTATGAACTGGTGGTGACCCTCAGCATTGGGATCGCGCTTTACCCGCATGACGGCAAAACCGATCGCGAACTGATGTTCAATGCCGATGCGGCGATGTACCACACAAAACACATGGGCCGGAACGGGTATCATTTTTTCCAGCCCTCCATGAATACGCTGGCGCAGACCCATCTGCAGTTGATGAACGACCTGTGGCTGTCCATCGATCGCGATGAACTTCGTTTGCTCTATCAGCCTAAATTCCATGCCCCTGCAGGCCCTCTCCTCGGTTTTGAAGCACTACTACGCTGGCAACATCCGAAGCAGGGATTATTGACGCCCGAACTCTTCCTGCCGCTGGCAGAAAAAACGGGGCTGATTATTCCCATCGGTAACTGGGTTATCAATGAAGCCTGTCGCCAGTTGCGTGAGTGGCACCTACAGGGGCACCGTAACTGGTCGATGGCGGTGAACCTGTCGACGCTGCAGTTTGAACAACCTTCACTGGTAAAAACGGTGCTCGACTGCCTGACCCGTCACAACGTCCCTCCGGAAATGCTGATCCTTGAAGTGACCGAAACCACAGCGATGAGCAACCCTGACGAAAGCGTGCGGGTACTGACAGAACTGACCAATGCCGGGGTGAAAGCCTCCATTGATGACTTCGGAACCGGATACTCAAGCCTGCTCTACCTTAAGCGCCTACCCGCCAGTGAACTGAAAATTGATCGTGCTTTTGTGCAGGAATTGAGTGGGGAAAGTGAAGATGCCACCATTGTCTCAGCCATCGTGGCGCTGGCAAAAACCCTAAATCTAAAAGTGGTGGCGGAGGGTGTAGAAACTGAAGCACAGCAAACGTTTTTGACCGAGCTGGGCTGTCACACGCTTCAGGGTTATCTGTTAGGTAAGCCGGTCAGTGCTCAGACTATTGAGGCACTTTGTGAACATGGGGAGATGTTGCCCGGCGCGGAAGTATAA